In the genome of Curtobacterium sp. MCLR17_036, the window CGAGGAGCCGGACCGCCGCCGCACGGCCGAGGTCGGCACCGGGCAGCGCCACGCTCGTCAGGGCCGGGGCGGTGACCGAAGACGACGGCAGGTCGTCGAAGCCGGCGACCGCCAGGGCCCCGGGGACGGCGATGCCGAGCGAGCCGGCGACCCGCAGCACCCCGTAGGCGAGGGTGTCGGCCGCCGCGACGACCGCGGTGACGTCGTCGTCCTGCCAGGCCTCGATGACGTGCTCGGTCGCCGCGGCTGCTGCGTCCACGGTGAGGTCGGCGCGGGCGGTGACCTCGGAGACGGCGATGCCGGCGTCGGTGCAGGCCTGCTCGAACAGGTCGCGGCGGACGCCGAACGTCGTCGCGCGCGAGGTGCCGTCGAGGTAGCCGACCCGGCGGTGCCCCAGGGCGTGCAGGTGCGCGACGAGGTCGTGCACGCCGGTGGAGAGGTCGTAGTTGACGGCCTCGACACCACCGGGGGCGTCGAGCAGCACGACGGGGACGCTCGCCGTCATCGACTCCCCGGCGGCGGGGGCGTCGACCAGGATCCCGGCGGGTCGGAGCCGTTCGAAGCGGCGGACGTCGGCGGCGACGGGCTGTGCACCCGGCTCGGTGACGGAGAGCACGAGCTGGAACCGGTCGCCGAGGGTGTCGCGGACGCCGCGGATGACCTCGGCGAAGAACGGGTTCGACAGGTCGGGGGCGATGAGCACGACGAGGTCGCCGCTGCCTCGTGCCAGGGAGCTCGCGGCGTGGTCGACGACGTAGCCGAGTTCGTCGACGGCGTCGCGGACCCGCGTGGCGATGGGCGCCGAGACGCGTCCGCGGTCCTTGCCGTTCACCACGAGCGACACGGTGGCGATGCTCGTGCCCGCGCGCTCGGCCACCATCGCCGCGGTCACGCGACGGGCCGGGGCGGCGGAGTGGGGCACGTGCCGATGCTACCGAGGCAGCCTCGACGACTTGACGTCAAACGCTTGACGTGCTTCCATGTCAAACGCTTGACGCGCTGCGGTGCGACGCGCTGTCGCCCTGCGGATCCCCACCGCGCCGAGCACTCACCCCCTCGATTCCCCGAAGAAGTGGAGCGCCCCGCGTGCCTTCGAAGATCATCCTCGACTGCGACCCCGGCCACGACGACGCCGTCGCGATGCTGCTCGCGCACGGCAACCCGGACGTCGAGCTGCTCGCCGTCACCACGGTCGTCGGCAACCAGACCCTCGAGAAGGTCACCCGCAACGCCCTGGCGGTCGCCCGCATCGCCGGCATCACCGGGGTGCCCTTCGCCGCCGGTTCCGCGCGGCCGCTGCTGCGCGAGGTCGAGGTCGCGCCGGAGATCCACGGCGAGAGCGGCCTCGACGGCCCGGTGCTGCCGGAGCCGGCGTTCGGCCTCGACGAGCGGCACGCGGTCGACCTCATCATCGACACGGTCATGGCCCACGAGCCCGGCACCGTCACCATCGTGCCGACCGCCGGCCTGACGAACATCGCCCTCGCCGTCCGCAAGGAACCCCGCATCGTCGAGCGCGTCAAGCAGGTCGTGCTCATGGGCGGCGGGGTGCACGTCGGCAACTGGAGCCCCGTCGCCGAGTTCAACATCGTCATCGACCCCGAGGCCGCCGCCATCGTGTTCGAGGCCGGCTGGGACGTCGTCATGGTCGGCCTCGACCTGACCCACCAGGCGCTCGCCACCCCCGAGGTCGCTGCCCGCATCGCCGCCGTCGGCACCGGTCCCGCCGCGTTCGTCGGTGAGCTGCTCGACTTCTTCGGCCAGACGTACAAGGACGCGCAGGGCTTCGACGCCCCGCCGGTGCACGACCCCTGCGCCGTCGCGTACGTCATCGACCCGACGATCGTCCGTGCGGTGAAGGTGCCGATCCGCATCGAGACCCAGGGCGCGCTGACGCTCGGCATGACCGTCGCCGACTTCCGCGCGCCCGCGCCCGAGGGCTGCCGCACGAGCGCCGCCATGGAGCTCGACCACGGCCGCTTCTGGGACCTGGTCGTCGACGCTCTCGAGCGCATCGGCGAGACCCCCGACACCGGCTGGACGCCCCGCGCCGCCACCACCACGACGGAGATCTGAGCACCATGACCACCTCATCGACGACGAAGTCGATCGGCGCCCTCACCGCCGCGCTCCTCGCCGCGTGCATCGCGTTCCAGCTGAACGCGAGCATGCTCAGTCCGGCGCTCGTCACGATGGCGCGCGAGCTGCGGACCGACGACGCCACCATCGGGCTCTCGCAGACGCTGTACTTCACGCTGGCGGCGCTGTTCTCGCTGTTCCTGCCGCGGCTGTCCGACATCGTCGGCCGCAAGCGGGTCCTGCTCGGGATGCTCGCCGTGATGTTCGTCGGCAGCGTCGTCGCGGCGCTCGCGGTGAACGTGCCGATGCTGTTCGCCGGCCGGATCATCCAGGGCGTCACCGGTCCGGTCGTCCCGATCTGCCTGCTCGTCCTGCGCAACGAGATCAGCGACCCGAAGCGCTACGGCGCCGCACTCGGCCTGCTCACCGCGGTGAACGGTGGGATCGCCGGGGTGGACGCCCTGGCCGGCGGCTGGATCGCCACGAACTTCGGCTTCCGCGGGATCTTCTGGGTCATCGCGCTCGTCACCGTGATCGCGCTGGCACTCGTCGCCGTCTGGGGGGTCGAGTCGAAGCCGTCCGCCGGCACCCGGATGGACTGGATCGGGGTGGTGCCCCTCGTGGTGAGCGTCGGCGCGCTGCTCACCGCGTTCAACGAGGCCGGCAAGCTCGGTGCCGCGAACCCGGTGCTCGTGGTCGGCGGCATCGTCGTCGCCCTCGCCGCCTTCGCGGTCTTCTGGGCCGTCGAGTCGCGCGTTCGGGAGCCCCTGGTCGAGACCCGGTTCCTCAAGCGCCGTGCCACCTGGGCGCTGCTCGCGACGACGTTCCTGACCATGACCGGCGTCTTCGCCGTGGTCAACGGCCTGGTCACGTCGCTGGCGCAGAACGGCGACGCCGGCTTCGGCATGGAACCCGACCTGGCGTCGCTCGTGTTCCTCACCCCGTACGCGCTGGTCGGCTGGATCGTCGGTCCGTTCGCGGGACGCCTCGCACCGACCATCGGCTACCGGGCCGTGCTCCGCGTCGGCCTGATCGGCAGCATCGTCTCGACCGTCCTGATGGCGCTCGTGGGCGTGCACTCGCTGCCGGTCCTGGTGACCGCGACCGTCCTGATCGGCATCACGTACGCCGGCATCGCGAACATCATCCTGAACGGCCTCGGCATCGTGCTCTCGCCGGAGTCGAACCCCGGCTTCCTGCCCGGTCTGAACGCGGGTGCGTTCAACCTCGGCGCCGGGGTCAGCTTCGCCGTCCTGCCGGCACTGCAGATCGCGCTCGGGGTCGGCGGGTCCGCGGGCACCGCCGGGTACTCCGGTGGCATGCTGCTCGGGGCCGCGATCACGACGGTCGCACTCGCCGTCTCGTTCCTCATCCCCCGACCGGAGGGCGCCGAGACCACGTCCGCCGCCCCGCAGAAGGAGACCGTCCGGTGACCCAGACCATCGTGATCGTCGGATCGCTCAACGCGGACCTGGTGGTCCGGACCGAGCGCTTCCCCCGGCCCGGCGAGACCCTGCACGGGTCCGACCTGGCGATCCTGCCCGGCGGCAAGTCCGCCAACCAGGCGGTGGCTGCCGGGAGGCTCGGGGGCACGGTCCGCATGATCGGTGCGGTCGGTGACGACGGGAACGGTGCACTGCTCCGCGACTCCGTCGCGGCTGCGGGTGCGGACACCACGCACGTCGCCGTCCGGGAGGGCGTGGCCACCGGCACCGCCGTCATCACGGTCGACGGCGCCGGCGAGAACACCATCGTGATCTCCGCCGGCGCGAACGGCACGCTCTCGCCGGACGACGTGCCCGCCGACGCCTTCGACGACGCCGGCGTGCTCGGCCTCTGCCTCGAGGTCTCGGTCGACGTCGTCCTCGCGGCAGCCCGGGCCGCGCACGCCGCCGGCGTCACGGTGCTCACGAACCTGTCGCCCTTCGGCGCCGTCCCCGCCGAACTGCTCGAGCTGACCGACGTCCTGCTCGTCAACGAGCACGAGGCCGCCGAACTCGGCGAGCACGGCGTCGCGCGCTCCATCATCACCCGCGGCGGCGCGGGCTGCGTCGTGCACGACGGTGACGCCGCGCCGATGTCGATCGACGCCGTCCGGGTCGACCCGGTGGACACCACGGGCTGCGGCGACGCGTTCATGGGTGCGGTGGCGCTCCGCCTGGCCGCTGGGGACCCGCTGGTCGAGGCCGCGCGGTTCGCGGTCGGTGTCGGGGCGTACGCCGCGACGAAGGCGGGCGCGCAGGCCTCGTACCCGACCACCGCGGAACTGGAGTCGTTCCTGCGGGGCTGAACCGTGCCTCCTGGGCCGGGCCCGTCCGACGGGGCCACTACCGTGGTGCCATGCGCGTGGGAGTCCTCGACATCGGGTCCAACACCGGCCACCTGCTCGTGGTGGACGCCCACGGCGGCGCCGCGCCGCTGCCGGCGTCCTCGTTCAAGCAGCCGCTGCGGCTCGCCGAGCACCTGGACGCCGCCGGCGCGGTGACGTCCGAGGGGGTCGACGCGCTGACGGCCTTCGTGGCCGACGCCGTCCGCGTCGCCGAGGAGCGCGGGTGCGAGGACATGCTCGCGTTCGCCACCTCGGCCGTCCGGGACGCCGTCAACTCCGAGGCGGTCCTCGCCCACGTCGCCTCGTCGACGGGCGTCGAACTCGCGGTGCTGTCCGGCGGGGACGAAGCGCGCCTGACCTTCCTGGCCGTGCGCCGGTGGTTCGGCTGGTCCGCCGGGCGCCTGGCGGTCTTCGACATCGGCGGCGGCTCGCTCGAGATCGCCGGCGGAGCCGACGAGGCACCGGACGTCGCGTGGTCGATGCCCATCGGCGCCGCGCGGCTCGCACGCGCGTACTTCGCGGCGGGCACCCCGACCGAGGATGACGTCCGCCGGATCCGGCACGAGATCCGCGTCGAGATCGCCCGGGACGCCGGGCGCCTGCTCCGCTCGGGCAGGCCGGACCGTGCCGTCGCGACCTCGAAGACGTTCCGGTCGATCGCGCGGATCTGCGGCGCCGCGCCGTCCGCGGCGGGCCCGCTCGTGCCGCGTGTGCTCGACGGCGCCGTGCTGCGGCAGCGGCTGCCGGAGCTGCTCACGATGTCGGTGGACGAGCTCGCGACGCTGCCCGGGGTCTCCGCCAGCCGCGCGCACCAGGTGGTGCCCGGTGCCCTCGTCGCCGAGGCGTGCCTCGACATCTTCGACCTGCCGGCGCTCGAGATCTGCCCGTGGGCGCTCCGCGAGGGCGTCATCCTCGAGCGGCTCGACCAGCTCTCCGTCCTGGGCGGTTCCCAGAATTGACCATTATGGTCAGGGAATGACCAGAACGGACACCATCCCGTCGACCGTGCACCGCGGGCTCGTCGTCCCCGCCGTGGCCTGGCTCGTCGCCGGGCTCGGCTGGCTCACCGGCGAGGCCGTCTCGGCGTCGGCCTGGCCGGGCTACAGCTACGCGACCAACTACATCTCCGACCTCGGCGTCCCCGACGTCGGCTCGTTCCAGGGCCGGGCGATCGACTCGCCGCTGCACGGACTGATGAACGCGACCTTCGTCGGCCAGGGGGTGCTGTTCGGCGCCGCCACGGTGCTCGCCGCCGTGCTGCTCCGGGGCGCGTCCCGCAGGGCCCGGGTGACGGCGGTCGTCCTCGGCGCGGTCCACCTGGTCGGGATGGTCCTGGTCGGGTCGTTCCACGGCAGCCAGGCGAGCACCGAGGACGGCACCATCGCGTTCCACGTGCTCGGCGCCGCGGCGGCGATCACGACCGGCAACGTCGTGGCGATCGTCGCCGCCGCGTCCGGCCGGCGCACCGGAGCCACCCGCGGGTACCGCGTGGCGAGCGCCGTGCTCGGGGTCCTCGGCCTCGTCGCCCTCGTGATGCTCGTCGTCGACTCGTCGACCAGCGCGGTCGACGTGTTCCCCGACGGGGTGTGGGAACGTGGCTCCGTGTACACGATCATCGCGTGGGAGGTGCTCACCGGCGCCGTCCTGCTCGTCGGGGCCGTCCGCCGCCGATCGGCGGAGCGCGCGTGACCGCCGGGCCCCGTCGTGGGCGTCCGTCGAGCGAGGACGTCGACCGGGACGTGCTCGACGTCGTCGCCGGTCTGATCGCCCGCCGCGGCATCAAGGACACCGCGGTGCAGGCCGTCGCCGACCGCTCGGGGTACTCGAAGGCGGGGGTCCTCGCGCGGTTCACGAGCAAGGACCTGCTCGTCGAGGCGGCGCTCGCCCAGTGCGCGGCGCAGACCGAGGCGGTGCTGCGGGCGGTGCGCGACCTGCCGGTCGGGCCCGCACGGGACGCGGCGGCGCTCGCCGGCATCACCGACCTCGCGCTGGCCCGACCCGGCTGGGCGGAGCTCGCGCTCGCCGCGTTCACCCTGCACCGCGGCGACGACGTCGGGACACGGCTCGTGCCGGTCGCCGCGACGCTGCTCGAGCTGTTCGGCACCGACCCCGGGGACCCCACGGCGACCCCGCTCGACCGTCGCGCCCGGGTGTCCGGGGCGTTCGGGGCGATCGTCATGCTCGCGCTGACGTACGAGGGCGACGCCTCGGCCGCCGAGGCCCGCCCGCACGTGCTCCGCGTGGCCTGGGACGCGCTCGGCCACGACGGCGGGTTCCCGGACGCGGCCGGCGAGGTCGGCCGGGTCGGCTAGGTCCGCTCGGACCGCGGCGGCGCGAGCAGCCACGGGCGGATCAGCTTCGTCACGAACGGCAGCACCCAGAACGTCATGATCGGGGTGAGCACGAGCGTCGTGACGAGCACCCGGGGCAGGATCGCGACGTGCGCGAACGCGGGGACGAGCCAGGCCATCAGGTACGTGAACGCCAGGTTCACCGGGAAGAAGCCGAGCCAGATGCTCACCGCCTGCTTCCACCGCGGGGGAGCGCTCGAGGCCGGGGCGTCCTGCGGGACGTCGAACCAGCCCTCGATGCCGGTGCGCCGCTCGACGCGGGACTCGACGACCAGGTCGCGGCCGAGGTCGAGCCAGCGGAGCCGGTCGTCGGAGTTCTCCCACGTGGCCAGGGAGTCGTGGTCGGCGAACCGGTAGAGCATGTGCCACTCGCGGCTCGTCGCGTGCGAGCGCACCCACCCCGAGCCGAGGAAGCCCGGGTAGCGGTTGGCCAGGTTCACCCCGGACTGCACCCAGCGGGTGACGTCGGGGATGCGGTCGGGTTCGACCAGCCGGGTGATGGACACGGTGACGGGCGGGCCGTTGAGCGCTCGTGGCGTCGGTGCGGCCCCAGGCTCTTCTGGAGTCATGGGACCAGTGTCGCCGACCCGTATTACCGGTTCGTGTCGACCGGGGTCGCGGCTCGGTAGGTTCGGGGCATGAGCGAGGCGGACGGCGACCCGAGGTCGACCGAGCGCGGGCGGCACGAGACGCCGACCGAACGGTGGGACCGGAACTGGGCGGACATCCAGCAGGAACTCCGGATCGTGCAGACCGGCACCCAGATCCTGGCCGGGTTCCTCCTCACGCTGCCGTTCCAACAGCGGTTCACGACGCTCGACGTCGGGCAGCGGGCGGTCTACCTCGTGCTGGTCGTCCTGGCGGTCCTGGTCACCGTCACGGCGTTGTCGGCGGTCGCGACGCACCGACTCGTGTTCCGGCAGCGACAGAAGCACGACCTGGTCCGGGTGGGCAACGTCATCCTGCTGGCGACGCTCATCGTGAGCGCCCTGCTCTTCGCCGGCACCGTGCTCTTCGTCTTCGACGTGGTCGTCGGGGATATCGGCGGCGTACTCGGCGGGGTCGCGGTCGCCCTCGGCACGGCAGCGCTGTGGGTGTCGGTGCCGCTCGCGGTCCGGCGGACTCGGCGCGACACCGACGACGACTAGCTGGCCTGCTTCTTCTCGGCCGTCGTCTTCTCGGCCGTCGTCTTCCCGGTGGTCTTCTCGGCCGGTGCCTTCTTGGCTGCCGGCTTCTTCGCCGGTGCCTTCTTCGCCGGTGCCTTCTTCGCGGGGGCCTTCTCGGTACCCGTCTTCTCGGTACCCGTCTTCTCGGTACCCGTCTTCTCGGTGCTCGTCTTGTCGGTGCTCGTCTTCTTCGCCGGGGTCTTCCGGGCCGGGGCCCGCTTCGTCGAGCCGGACGTGCCCGATTCGGAACCCGACGACGAACGCGAGGCGGACGACGAACGCGACCCCGAGCCTCCCGACCGCTTCTTGTCGACGGACGCACGCAGGGCGGCCATCAGGTCCAGGACGTCTCCGCCCTCGCCCTCGTCGTCCTCGTCGTCCTTCGCGCCGAACGTCTGCTCGGTGTCGACGTCGTCGCCGGCCTCGAGCTTGGCGTCGATGAGCTGCTGCAGTTCCTCTTGGTAGGAGTCGGTGTAGCGGTCGGGATCGAAGTCCGTCGACATGCTCTCGACGAGCGACGACGACATCTTCAGCTCGTTCGCGCTGACCTTCACCGAGGTGTCGAGTGCCGGGAACTCCGCCGCGCGGACCTCGTCGCCCCAGAGCAGCCCCTGCAGCAGGATGACGTCGTCGTGCACGCGGAGCACCCCGAGCCGGGTCTTCTGGCGCAGGGTGAACTGCACGATCGCCAGGCGGTCGGTGGTCGCCAACGTCTCGCGCAGCAGCACGTAGGCCTTCGGCGAGCGCGAGTCGGGCTCGAGGTAGTAGGTCTTCTCGAACATCATCGGGTCGACCTGCTCGACGGGCACGAACTCGAGCACCTCGACCTCGTGCGACTGCTCCTCGGGGAGCTGCCCGAAGTCGTCCGCCGTGAGCACGACGGTCTTCTCGCCGTCGTCGTAGGCGCGCTGGATGTCGGCGTACTCGACCTCGTGCCCGAACTCGCACACCCGCTTGTACCGGATGCGGCCCTTGTCCTCGTCGTGGACCTGGTGCAGGGACACGTCGTGCGTCTCGGTGGCTGCGTACACCTTGATCGGCACGTTGACGAGCCCGAACGCGATGGAGCCCTTCCAGATCGACCTCATGCGCTCATGATGCCCGGGTCCCGGTCGGAGCGCCCGGAGTGGTCGGGTCGTCCACAGGTCCGCGGTCCGGCGGAACCGTCCACAGATCCGGCCTCGCTGGACCGCGGAGCGGCCGACGCGAGCACGATGGGCGCATGAGCCAGCTCGACAAGCAGGACCCACGCGACCAGTTCGCCCGCCCGCCGTTCCCCGCGCAGACGCAGCAGGGGTCCGGCCTGGCCGGAGCGATGGACCCGCCGCCGGACCACGGCGAGACGACGTACCTCGGCACGGGACGGATGCGCGGGTACCGCGTCCTCGTCACGGGCGCCGACTCGGGCATCGGCAGGGCCGCGGCGATCGCCATGGCGAAGGAGGGCGCCGACGTCGCACTGAACGCCCTGCCGGAAGAGCGCGACGACCTCGAGCAGGTGCGGGACGTCATCGGCGACCTCGGGCGCAAGGCCGTGCTGCTGCCAGGGGACCTCACCGACGAGGCGTTCTGCGCGACCCTGGTGCGCGACGCCGTCAGCGAGCTCGGCGGGCTCGACTCGCTGGTGCTGGTCGCCGGTCACCAGCAGGTGCACGAGGACGTCACCGAGCAGTCGACCGAGGACTTCGACCGCACGATGAAGGTCAACGTGTACTCGCTGTTCTGGCTCGTCCGCGCGGCCGTGCCACACCTGGCGCCCGGCAGCTCCATCGTCACGACGAGCTCGGTGTCCGCCTACCAGCCGCAGGACCGGATGATCGACTACGCGGCGACCAAGGCCGCCATCATCACGTACACGAACGGCCTCGCCCGGCAGCTCGCACCGAAGGGCATCCGCGCGAACACGGTCGTGCCGGGGCCGGTGTGGACGCCGCTGCAGCCGATCAGCTACCCCGGCGACGAGATCGCGCACTACGGCGTGGGCACGCCGTTCGGCCGGCCGGCCCAGCCCGTCGAGCTCGGCGGCGCGTACGTGTACCTGGCCGGGCCGGAGTCGTCGTACACGTCCGGCACCACCCTCACCGTGGCAGGAGCGACCGGAGTGGCGTTGTGAGCCCGGCCGCCCGGAAGACCGTGGTGCTGGTGGGGGACCGTCGGCTCGCGCTGACGAACACCGACAAGGTGCTCTACCCCGAGACCGGCACGACGAAGGGGCGGGTGATCGAGTACTACGAGCGGGTCGCGCCGTGGATGATCCCGCACGTCAAGGACCGCCCGGTGACGCGCAAGCGCTGGGCGAACGGCGTCGGCGACAAGGTCTTCTTCGAGAAGAACCTGCCGGACTCCGCGCCGGACTGGGTCCGCCACCACACGATCCACCACACCGAGCACGACAACGAGTACCCGATCGTCGACGACCTGCCGACCCTGGTGTGGATGGCGCAGCAGGCGGCGCTCGAGCTGCACGTGCCGCAGTGGCGGTTCGGTCCCCGCGGCGGGCAGCAGAACCCGGACCGGCTCGTGCTCGACCTCGACCCGGGCGAAGGGGTCGGGCTGCCGGAGTGCGTCGAGGTGGCGCTCGCCGCCCGCGAGATCCTGCACGGCATGGGACTCGACCCGTACCCGGTCACCTCGGGGTCGAAGGGCATCCACCTGTACGCCGCCCTCGACGGTCGCTCCACGACGGCGCACGTCTCGGACGTGGCGCACGAGCTGGCGAAGGCCCTCGAGACGGACCTGCCCGACCTGGTGCTGTCGTCGATGAGCCGCGCCGAGCGCACCGGCAAGGTCTTCGTCGACTGGTCGCAGAACAACGGCAACAAGACGACGATCGCCCCGTACTCGCTGCGCGGCCGTGACCGGCCGACGGTCGCTGCACCCCGCACCTGGGCGGAGCTCGAGAAGGCGGGACTCGCGCAGCTCACCCTGGACGAGGTCCTCGAACGCCTGGAGGCCCGTGGGGACTTCCTGCACCCGGTCGCCTCCGCCTCGTTGGCCGTCGGGCGGGACGACCACGGTCACTGGGACAGCGACCGGACCGAGCGCGCGAACGATGCCGAGCAGCCGGCGCGCGACCGGCTCGCCGCCTACCGGGCGAAGCGTGACGCGTCGAAGACCCCGGAACCGGTGCCGGCGGGCGCGCCGACGGTGCGGAAGGACGGCACACCGACGTTCGTCATCCAGGAGCACCACGCCACGCGTGACCACTACGACTTCCGGCTCGAGCACGACGGCGTGCTCGTCAGCTGGGCCCTGCCGAAGGGTGAACCGACGGACCCGGGCAAGAACCACCTGGCGGTGCAGACCGAGGACCACCCGCTCGAGTACGGCTCGTTCGAGGGCACGATCCCGCACGACGAGTACGGCGGCGGCACGGTGACCCTCTGGGACGACGGCACCTACGAGCTCGAGAAGTGGCGCGAGGGACAAGAGGTCATCGTCACGCTGCACGGCCGCGCCGGCGGCGTGCGACGGCTCGCGCTCCTGCACACCCGCGGCCGGGGTGGGGGCGACGAGAAGAACTGGCTCATCCACCGCACGAAGGAGCAGCCGGACCGGGCGGCGGACGGCGCCGGCCGACCGACCGACCGGCGGGGCGACGCGGCGCACGACGGAGCGGACGCCGGGCACCGCGACGGACGGCGGCGGATCACGGGGGCTGCCGCTGCCGACACCCCGCCGTCCGACCGTCGGACGATGCAGGCGACGGCGGCCTCGGGCACGCCGCGGCTCGACCCGGCGGACTGGGCCTTCGAGATGAAGTGGGACGGCGTGCGGGCGCTCGCGACCGTGCGCGACGGGTCGGTGACCCTCCGCAGCCGCAACGACAACGACCTGACCGCGCAGTACCCGGAGCTGCAGGAGCTGGCCGAGCGTGCCGGGGTCGACGGGGTGTTCGACGGCGAGGTGGTGGCCGTCGACGAGCGCGGGCGACCGTCGTTCCAGCTGCTGCAGAACCGGATGGGTCTGACGAAGGCGCGCGAGGTCCGCGCCGCGCAGGAGACGACACCCGTGCGGTTCCTGCTCTTCGACGTGCTCGAGGCCGACGGGCACGAGCTCACGCGACTCGGGTACGACGCCCGCCGGCAGGCGCTCACCACCGTCGTCGAACCGGGTGGGGCGATCGACGTGCCGCCCGCGGTGTCGGGTGACCTCGACGCGGTGATGGCAGCGTCACGAGAGCAGGGGCTCGAGGGGGTCGTCGCGAAGAAACGGTCGTCGCGGTACGCCGAGGGCCGCCGGTCCGAGGCCTGGCTGAAGCTCAAGCACCACGCCGCGCAGGAGGTCGTGGTCGGCGGCTGGCGCCCCGGGAACGGGCGACGGGCCGGCGGCGTCGGCTCCCTGCTGCTCGGCGTGCCCGGGCCCGACGGCCTGCAGTACGTCGGCCGGGTCGGCACCGGGTTCCGCGACCGCGACCTCGCCGAGATCGCCGCGGTGCTGCGACCGCTCGCCCGCACGACGTCGCCGTTCGTCGACGTGCCGGGCGTCGATGCGCGCGACGCGCAGTGGGTGACGCCGAAGCACGTCGGCGAGGTCGAGTTCGCCGAGTGGACCGGTGACGGCCGTCTCCGGCAGGCCTCCTGGCGCGGCTGGCGCCCCGACAAGGACCCGGAGGACGTCACGCGCGAACCCTGAGCCCGCGCACGGATGCGTTCGCATGGGGTCCGCCGTCGGCGAACTTCCGTCCCCCGTCCGGGCCCTCGGCGGGGGACGATCACGGTGCACGCCTGCTGCGCAGACGCCCGGCGCTGTTACG includes:
- a CDS encoding LacI family DNA-binding transcriptional regulator, which gives rise to MPHSAAPARRVTAAMVAERAGTSIATVSLVVNGKDRGRVSAPIATRVRDAVDELGYVVDHAASSLARGSGDLVVLIAPDLSNPFFAEVIRGVRDTLGDRFQLVLSVTEPGAQPVAADVRRFERLRPAGILVDAPAAGESMTASVPVVLLDAPGGVEAVNYDLSTGVHDLVAHLHALGHRRVGYLDGTSRATTFGVRRDLFEQACTDAGIAVSEVTARADLTVDAAAAATEHVIEAWQDDDVTAVVAAADTLAYGVLRVAGSLGIAVPGALAVAGFDDLPSSSVTAPALTSVALPGADLGRAAAVRLLATLDGTAAEPAALPTRLVRRASTGA
- a CDS encoding nucleoside hydrolase, which encodes MPSKIILDCDPGHDDAVAMLLAHGNPDVELLAVTTVVGNQTLEKVTRNALAVARIAGITGVPFAAGSARPLLREVEVAPEIHGESGLDGPVLPEPAFGLDERHAVDLIIDTVMAHEPGTVTIVPTAGLTNIALAVRKEPRIVERVKQVVLMGGGVHVGNWSPVAEFNIVIDPEAAAIVFEAGWDVVMVGLDLTHQALATPEVAARIAAVGTGPAAFVGELLDFFGQTYKDAQGFDAPPVHDPCAVAYVIDPTIVRAVKVPIRIETQGALTLGMTVADFRAPAPEGCRTSAAMELDHGRFWDLVVDALERIGETPDTGWTPRAATTTTEI
- a CDS encoding MFS transporter; translated protein: MTTSSTTKSIGALTAALLAACIAFQLNASMLSPALVTMARELRTDDATIGLSQTLYFTLAALFSLFLPRLSDIVGRKRVLLGMLAVMFVGSVVAALAVNVPMLFAGRIIQGVTGPVVPICLLVLRNEISDPKRYGAALGLLTAVNGGIAGVDALAGGWIATNFGFRGIFWVIALVTVIALALVAVWGVESKPSAGTRMDWIGVVPLVVSVGALLTAFNEAGKLGAANPVLVVGGIVVALAAFAVFWAVESRVREPLVETRFLKRRATWALLATTFLTMTGVFAVVNGLVTSLAQNGDAGFGMEPDLASLVFLTPYALVGWIVGPFAGRLAPTIGYRAVLRVGLIGSIVSTVLMALVGVHSLPVLVTATVLIGITYAGIANIILNGLGIVLSPESNPGFLPGLNAGAFNLGAGVSFAVLPALQIALGVGGSAGTAGYSGGMLLGAAITTVALAVSFLIPRPEGAETTSAAPQKETVR
- a CDS encoding ribokinase translates to MTQTIVIVGSLNADLVVRTERFPRPGETLHGSDLAILPGGKSANQAVAAGRLGGTVRMIGAVGDDGNGALLRDSVAAAGADTTHVAVREGVATGTAVITVDGAGENTIVISAGANGTLSPDDVPADAFDDAGVLGLCLEVSVDVVLAAARAAHAAGVTVLTNLSPFGAVPAELLELTDVLLVNEHEAAELGEHGVARSIITRGGAGCVVHDGDAAPMSIDAVRVDPVDTTGCGDAFMGAVALRLAAGDPLVEAARFAVGVGAYAATKAGAQASYPTTAELESFLRG
- a CDS encoding Ppx/GppA family phosphatase, which encodes MRVGVLDIGSNTGHLLVVDAHGGAAPLPASSFKQPLRLAEHLDAAGAVTSEGVDALTAFVADAVRVAEERGCEDMLAFATSAVRDAVNSEAVLAHVASSTGVELAVLSGGDEARLTFLAVRRWFGWSAGRLAVFDIGGGSLEIAGGADEAPDVAWSMPIGAARLARAYFAAGTPTEDDVRRIRHEIRVEIARDAGRLLRSGRPDRAVATSKTFRSIARICGAAPSAAGPLVPRVLDGAVLRQRLPELLTMSVDELATLPGVSASRAHQVVPGALVAEACLDIFDLPALEICPWALREGVILERLDQLSVLGGSQN
- a CDS encoding DUF998 domain-containing protein → MTRTDTIPSTVHRGLVVPAVAWLVAGLGWLTGEAVSASAWPGYSYATNYISDLGVPDVGSFQGRAIDSPLHGLMNATFVGQGVLFGAATVLAAVLLRGASRRARVTAVVLGAVHLVGMVLVGSFHGSQASTEDGTIAFHVLGAAAAITTGNVVAIVAAASGRRTGATRGYRVASAVLGVLGLVALVMLVVDSSTSAVDVFPDGVWERGSVYTIIAWEVLTGAVLLVGAVRRRSAERA
- a CDS encoding TetR family transcriptional regulator, with product MTAGPRRGRPSSEDVDRDVLDVVAGLIARRGIKDTAVQAVADRSGYSKAGVLARFTSKDLLVEAALAQCAAQTEAVLRAVRDLPVGPARDAAALAGITDLALARPGWAELALAAFTLHRGDDVGTRLVPVAATLLELFGTDPGDPTATPLDRRARVSGAFGAIVMLALTYEGDASAAEARPHVLRVAWDALGHDGGFPDAAGEVGRVG
- a CDS encoding antibiotic biosynthesis monooxygenase — encoded protein: MTPEEPGAAPTPRALNGPPVTVSITRLVEPDRIPDVTRWVQSGVNLANRYPGFLGSGWVRSHATSREWHMLYRFADHDSLATWENSDDRLRWLDLGRDLVVESRVERRTGIEGWFDVPQDAPASSAPPRWKQAVSIWLGFFPVNLAFTYLMAWLVPAFAHVAILPRVLVTTLVLTPIMTFWVLPFVTKLIRPWLLAPPRSERT
- a CDS encoding DUF6328 family protein; translation: MSEADGDPRSTERGRHETPTERWDRNWADIQQELRIVQTGTQILAGFLLTLPFQQRFTTLDVGQRAVYLVLVVLAVLVTVTALSAVATHRLVFRQRQKHDLVRVGNVILLATLIVSALLFAGTVLFVFDVVVGDIGGVLGGVAVALGTAALWVSVPLAVRRTRRDTDDD